In Solanum lycopersicum chromosome 3, SLM_r2.1, the genomic stretch TAgaatttggtaaaaaattaaaaattacaaccttaatttaaacaataacaaaaatcagATACTCTTCAATTTACTTGTACATGGATTGTACTGAGGGAGCTTGATTCATTTGCTGGTTTCCATATTGCTGCTGAGCAACAATGCCATTCCAACCTGCATTAAGTTTTACAGACCCACATTAACATTTGAGAATGTATACATACAAAAAAGATTACGTTCATTCTAAACTCACTGACTCTAGTTTCTAGATTTGCCTATGACAAAGCAGAATATTAATAGGAAAGATGATTTCATACCAAGAGCTGGATCCAGTCCCCTAATACGAAGCTCTCTGAACTCTTGACAAAGTGAACAAAATGGACAAAAGATGTGAGAAACTACATCTGAATAGGGAGCTTCCACCAGATTGTACCTCTGCCTCAACTTTGTTCTGTACTTGGAGCCCATGATCCATTGAGAGCAAACAGCAGGCATCATCAAGAGATACATAAAAGACCCCAATGGACAAGCTGCAGCCACCATCCAAATATCACAAAGAATTACTAACACACTTCTTTTACAAGACTTATTGGATAGATTTTAGAGAACAACTTACTCATTTCTCCTGCATCTTGAACTTCAGCTATCTGTCCAAACGTCAAACAAGGGAACAACGCTGTCATGGCAGCTGTACAAACAACAATGTTTAATATCAATATCATTGCTACATAATGCCTACACTATCTTACAGGAGGAGAGTTGTAGTAGGCTGACAACCAGCGTAAAACTAGTTAATTTATGATCACTCCTACGCCTCATGATCAGACATAACTGACACTAAGATTACAATTGTATAGGACAAAAATGTATACATACCATTAGTTTGGTCCAAATGACAATCAAATAAGCCAGTGCTCCATGGAGTTCCTGTTAGTGTTGGTGCATATGCTCCTTGGTATGAGGGATTTGGCACACCGCCGACTGGCTGAGCATTTTCAGTTTCATTAGAGGAATCAACTCTTCCCATTGTATCTAAAGCTTTGGTGTCTCAGTAGGAAGAAGATGAATGAGGTCCTTTCTTATGCTATATAAGAAAGGATTATGTGTTTACTTTGAATAACTAATCAATTAAGACACTTCAAATATGCTGCAGTCAATTGTTCGTTTTGGTTTTAGACGTTTAATTAATCACAGAAAAGGGGGATTTCAAATCAAAACTTTAGTATTATAAGTTTGATTCCAAGCCAAGTTGGCTAAGGTGTTCACATGTCAGTAGCCGATAATTGTGGCAAATTGCACACTGGAAAGTCATCGGTAGAATGTTCCCAGCCTGTAGTTTGAAgcagcttcttcttttttcaactTCTTTGTAACACTCTGTAGTGTGAATGTGATAGTTGAAAGTCTCACCTCTATAAAAGAGATTGACTAAAAGCTAGTTATGCAAAAGTCAACTCTTCATAGAGTAGAGGAATGAAAAATTAACTGTATAATATATACTAAGATGCTCTATCAGAAAACTATGTAAGCATTATTATTACATTGAAGTCAACTCATAACCAAATTGTACCCTTTTGTACAATACAACTTATATCAGGGAATACCCTTAGAAAAATGTATAATCAGGATGATGGATGACCAATTCAAAAACGCCAATGCAAAATGACATGGATAGGGTGGTTTCTTGACTAGCTGGCAATTTGAGATATTCCagccaaaaaaatatatatatatagaatacaAGGGAAGTGATGACAATTAACAGGTTAAAGAGTTTTCATTGCTGAAGCAATCTTTTCCACCAACTCAAGGAAGACGTTCCTCCAGGAGGTGGCGTGAGGACATCGAGCATGGTTTCTTTCTCCTTTGGGGTTAAGGGAATTCCTCGAACGAGATTCAAAGCCATAATGTGCACATTGGTCTTCTGTCTGTGCTTCTTGTAAGCCCACAAACCTCCAGCAGCACCAGCAACTAGTAGCTGcatcaagaaaatttcaaaCAACTTCAGTGTTTCTGTCTATTAATGAAATATCAAGGCAGAGGTGGATAAAATCTTCAACTGACCGGAGAGAGCCATATAGCAGCCGTctgcatatcaaattttggggCATAAAGTACAGTTTCACCAAAATCATCTTCAAGCTTTGTATAGATCTCCTTGTCAGACTTCCCAGCTTTAATTTCATCTCGAATTAGCTAATAAGATTACCCAAGTCAAAAAAAGAACTCCCAAGAGTAGGA encodes the following:
- the LOC101260330 gene encoding protein PLANT CADMIUM RESISTANCE 8-like, coding for MGRVDSSNETENAQPVGGVPNPSYQGAYAPTLTGTPWSTGLFDCHLDQTNAAMTALFPCLTFGQIAEVQDAGEMTCPLGSFMYLLMMPAVCSQWIMGSKYRTKLRQRYNLVEAPYSDVVSHIFCPFCSLCQEFRELRIRGLDPALGWNGIVAQQQYGNQQMNQAPSVQSMYK
- the LOC101265523 gene encoding cytochrome c-type biogenesis CcmH-like mitochondrial protein, with protein sequence MEGEEDQVTKQRLVEARARNISHNVRCTECGSQSIEDSQADIAILLRKLIRDEIKAGKSDKEIYTKLEDDFGETVLYAPKFDMQTAAIWLSPLLVAGAAGGLWAYKKHRQKTNVHIMALNLVRGIPLTPKEKETMLDVLTPPPGGTSSLSWWKRLLQQ